The segment CTCGGAAGACAGTGGGCGTGCCCAGGTGTGCCCCTCCTTCCAGGCCTGAGCAGGGGGGACCGGCTCCCTGGAACGGGGAGGGGGgtctcctccctccccgcctATTCCCAAGGTAGGGGCGCTCGGCTGCCCCGCCTCCTTGGAGCCCCTGCAGCGCCCAGCCGGGTGGCAGAGCCCAGTTGTCTTCAGGGACCCCAGGaggtggcccctggctcctgggactgggggggggcgggccgggggggtgcaggggagggaacTCCCCACCAGGAGAGCCAAAGACAGGGTTGTGCCTTAGCCCAGGAGCCCCCCCCagcgccccccctccccccgggcgGCCAGCTGCTTTCCCCCCTAGCCCTGCCCTGCGCTGCATGGTCCCCTACCCTGGGCAGCCAGGAAGGAACGCAAACGGGGGAGAATCATCCAcggacattaaaaaaaattaaaaagactgtaGGGCCCTCTCCCACCTCCGCTCACCCCCACTCCGCCACCCCCAAGCCCCTTTTCCCGCGGGGcccaccgcccccacccctggccccgcGTGGAGTGCCAAGgcccgccctgccccctccccgggcctggGAGTGAGATTGCACATGAACTACTGTAAAGGAGGAGGAGCGGCGTCGAGAAATGTGAACCGCTAGAGTATCCGTGATACGAGAATAAACTAAACGCCTTTGTAACAGCCCTGCCGTGCTGCTCACTGCTGGGGGGAGGGTCCCGCAGGCGCCGCGGCCCGGCTGCTCCTGTGCACGCGGGAGTTGTCCCCCGCCCAAGTCCCGCCGCCACCCAGCTCCTCGGAAAAAGACCCAGGACAGCTCCTGGGCTCCCTCAGGACCggacaggaggaggaagaacgCGCAGGCCCCCTGGAGGCCGGGTCAGCGCTGGAAGAATGAGGTCTCCAGTCCTCAGGGGTCCAAAAGGCCCCCGTGGCTCTGGGACGACGCAAGGGACATCAAGGTTACACGGGCAGGCAGGTTAGTAACCAGGTCCAAAGGTCTCCGCCGTGATGGGGCGCCCCAgccaagttcaagttctggtGCTGACTTGGGCGTGGGGAACAGGAGGCGACGGCGGGGGTGTGTTTCGGCAGTGCCCCTCGTGTCAGCAGGCCAAGTCCTAGCCTCGGACACCAGTAGGCAGGGTTTTGTTGTTTTCCCTAAAAAGattgcattggccagggctgtaccaggccgaagccaagagccaggagtttcttccaggtctcccacatgggttgcaggggccctgagcgcctgggccatcttctctggtgcattagcagggagctggatcagaagtggggcgaGAAAAGGGGCGCCTGCCTTTCCGAGGGCAGCTTTTAGCCCCAGGAAGACGTGGAATTCAGTTTGCTTGTCCCTTAGTAAACAGGAACCTCGTGCAGAGCAAAATCCAGTCCTTTCCGCAAAAGGTTCTAGTATTTGGGGCAGCATCCGACATCCCGAGCGCTGGCTTCCTGCTACGGGGCCCAGGACGCAGCTGGTGAAGGTTGAAGTACTCGAACCTCCGCCCACGGAGgtggaggccctggctcctgggtcctggctgtcatgagcagatggaagattctctctcggtcactctgcctgtcagagctTGTTCACAATGCATACTATTTGCATAGCAACTGCCCACATCCTCCTGTAAACTTAGTTTTTGATGCAAGAAATACTTTGGAAGTTTTTATTTATGAGAGCCAGAGCTTCTGTCCACCCGttcaactctccaaatgcccccaatggcGGGGCTGACCTCTGGAAGCtgggaaactccatccaggtctcccgcgtgagCGGCTCCACTGTGGGAGCGTCCCGAGCCGTGGCTGAACCCACGGCACCCCTAAATCACCGCTTATTAACGCCCAGAATTTACCAGAAGCATTGTTTCTCTCCCAAACATCCGCTATGGCAGTCATAcacagtcacatacacacacagacccccGCAGTGGGTGCAATGAGCTGGGGTCAGCTACAAGTTCAAAATCAACATGATGCAGgatacaaatacatatttaaaaaaaaaaaaaggctgcggGTTTATTTCCAGATTGGCACTTGTGAAGGTACAATGGCCACCACTGACGGCCCTGGGGTCCCGGAAGTTAACacgggttgggggtggggggagtgtggcAGGTCTCCCACCTCCACCCGCTAAGTGCACTTGAGACAGgaccctggtggtggtggtggtgtggggggtgcttcagcccagggccCTGGATGAGAGCCTGGGGGGGGGCTCCAGCTGttcctcctgggggtgggggcaggcccagCGGGCAGGTCGCATAGGTCAAGGTCAGAGCAAGACCAGCAGGAGCaagaccaggagcagcaccccAAGAAGCACCAGGATGGCACACCACTGCTGGCGATCTAGAATGGGAAAGGGGTGGAGTCACagcggggtgggtggggtggaggcGGAGCCACCTGTTACCCGCCCCCTTCCAGACGGGCACGCGTGACTCACCGCTCGTCATGTGGGACACCTTGGCCATCTTACGGAGGACGCCGTCCATGCGGGACTGGGTGTGGTCCATCTCGTGGCCAAAGGCATCCAGCATACTGTCAAGACCACAGTGGTGTTCCAGGGCCCCCAAGCACACCGGCCCCGGGGGTACCCACCCACTGCTGGAGTCCCCTGCCTCACCTGCCCTGCTCGTCCAGCTCCTCCCCGACGCGGCCGGACATGTGTTTTAGGACCCGGATGCTCCCGGACACCATGTCCAGCTGTTGGTCCTGTTGGTCCATGATCAgctgcggggaggggtgggggcgaggAGGAAGGGTGCCAGCTGTTTGCTGTCGGCAGGGACcgcccccacccctaccctggGGGGGTCCCCTGGCCACCAGCACACACCTGCTGCGTGGCCTGCTGCTCCTCAATGTATCGAGAAGTGGCCGAGACCACGCTGGCGTCCAGCAGGTCGCTGGGTGACTTCTGGGCAGCTGGTTTGCCCGCCAACATCTGCAGAGACACGCGGGTCACAAGTTAGGGGAGGGCCGGCCACCTCAGGGCAGGTCTGCActgtggggctggggggcggCATCTGGGGTGGGACAGCCAGAAGTCCTCACacctgccacctacaacactagCAAAGGGGACCCCAAGGCAGCCTTGTCACCGACCCTCAATTTTTTCATCTGAAAAGGGGGAGACCTATAACCTTCCTGATCCTGGAATGAGGATTTAATGAATGGAGCCATGGAAAAGGCTTggaacagagacacacagagagagatctatccacaggttcactccccaaatgtctcccTGCCCCCTACATTCAGGGccaggccgggctgaagccaggagccaggaactcaatctgagtctcccacgtgggtgggtgggtggagagatCCAAAgccttgagccatcccctgctggctcccagggcgcacattaggaGCGAGCTGGCCTcctaagatgtgcattagcaggaaggtggagccgGAAACGGACCCCAGGTTCTGCAACAGAGGAACccgtgtgtgcatatgtgtgtgtgtgtgtgtgtaactttgatttccattttttcccgCGAACATAATAAGCACGATTGCATTGTTTAGGGAACAATAACAGGGGGAAAAGCAACGCCCAGGGATTCAGATGGGCATAGAGTAAGGACGCCGTacctctctgtttttcctctccATGAAGGCTATGGCGGCCGGGCTCACGATATGGTCCTTCATTTC is part of the Oryctolagus cuniculus chromosome 16, mOryCun1.1, whole genome shotgun sequence genome and harbors:
- the STX10 gene encoding syntaxin-10 isoform X2; this encodes MSLEDPFFVVRGEVQKAVNTARGLHQRWCELLQEGGTGGREELDWTANELRNGLRSIEWDLEDLEETIGIVEANPGKFKLPAGDLQERKEFVERMREAVQEMKDHIVSPAAIAFMERKNREMLAGKPAAQKSPSDLLDASVVSATSRYIEEQQATQQLIMDQQDQQLDMVSGSIRVLKHMSGRVGEELDEQGSMLDAFGHEMDHTQSRMDGVLRKMAKVSHMTSDRQQWCAILVLLGVLLLVLLLLVLL
- the STX10 gene encoding syntaxin-10 isoform X3, with protein sequence MSLEDPFFVVRGEVQKAVNTARGLHQRWCELLQEGGTGGREELDWTANELRNGLRSIEWDLEDLEETIGIVEANPGKFKLPAGDLQERKEFVERMREAVQEMKDHIVSPAAIAFMERKNREMLAGKPAAQKSPSDLLDASVVSATSRYIEEQQATQQLIMDQQDQQLDMVSGSIRVLKHMSGRVGEELDEQVCWMPLATRWTTPSPAWTASSVRWPRCPT